In one window of Canis lupus baileyi chromosome 12, mCanLup2.hap1, whole genome shotgun sequence DNA:
- the SF3B6 gene encoding splicing factor 3B subunit 6, with the protein MAMQAAKRANIRLPPEVNRILYIRNLPYKITAEEMYDIFGKYGPIRQIRVGNTPETRGTAYVVYEDIFDAKNACDHLSGFNVCNRYLVVLYYNANRAFQKMDTKKKEEQLKLLKEKYGINTDPPK; encoded by the exons atTCGACTTCCACCCGAAGTAAATCggattttatatataagaaatttgCCATACAAAATCACAGCTGAAGAAATGTATGATATATTTGGGAAATATGGACCTATTCGTCAGATCCGAGT GGGGAACACACCTGAAACTAGAGGAACAGCTTATGTGGTCTATGAAGACATCTTTGATGCCAAGAATGCATGTGATCACCTTTCAGGATTCAATGTTTGTAACAGATACCTGGTGGTTTTGTACTATAATGCCAACAGG GCATTTCAGAAGATGGAcacaaagaagaaggaagaacagTTGAAGCTTCTCAAGGAGAAATATGGCATCAACACAGAtccaccaaaataa